In a genomic window of Cytobacillus sp. FSL H8-0458:
- a CDS encoding endonuclease/exonuclease/phosphatase family protein, which produces MKLLTLNCHSWQEEQQLEKIKILAEAIKENRYDVIALQEVSQHIKAPLKDGHIREDNYALLLIEELRKIGVEDYVFKWDFSHIGYDIYEEGLAILTKHEIKEDFSFFITQNKNQAHWKTRKIVGVKLVYKNRPITFYSCHLGWWDDEEESFKFQAESLLAHASKDKPAIFMGDFNSSAYVRNEGYDFLIGKGLYDTFELADKKDSGVTVKGKIAGWDENKHEMRIDLILSSFPIHPKYSRVIFNGPNKPIISDHYGVEIEI; this is translated from the coding sequence ATGAAATTATTAACTCTCAACTGTCACTCATGGCAGGAGGAACAGCAGCTCGAAAAAATTAAAATTCTTGCTGAGGCTATTAAAGAAAACCGCTATGATGTCATCGCTCTGCAGGAGGTCAGCCAGCATATCAAAGCCCCTTTGAAAGACGGCCATATCAGAGAAGATAATTATGCACTGCTGTTAATAGAAGAATTGAGAAAAATAGGTGTGGAAGATTACGTTTTCAAATGGGATTTTTCACATATTGGCTATGATATTTACGAAGAGGGTCTTGCAATATTGACAAAGCATGAAATAAAGGAGGATTTTTCCTTCTTTATTACCCAAAATAAAAACCAGGCACATTGGAAGACACGAAAAATTGTTGGTGTTAAATTAGTTTACAAAAACAGACCAATTACCTTTTATTCTTGTCACCTTGGCTGGTGGGATGATGAAGAGGAATCCTTTAAATTTCAGGCTGAATCTCTTCTTGCACATGCATCTAAAGATAAACCCGCCATTTTTATGGGTGATTTCAACAGCTCGGCGTATGTCCGCAATGAAGGTTATGACTTTCTCATAGGCAAAGGACTTTATGACACTTTTGAATTAGCAGACAAGAAGGATTCAGGAGTGACGGTTAAAGGCAAAATTGCCGGCTGGGACGAAAATAAACATGAGATGCGCATCGACTTGATTTTATCATCGTTTCCGATCCATCCAAAATATTCCCGAGTTATTTTTAATGGCCCAAACAAACCCATCATTTCCGATCATTATGGAGTGGAAATTGAAATTTAG